In Halobaculum magnesiiphilum, the following proteins share a genomic window:
- a CDS encoding DHH family phosphoesterase — translation MSTGVTVSSMSTYAILGCGSVGHAVADALTAEEKDVLILDKDESRVEALRDQDLNAQQQDISEDGVVEAVADRDVILILSSDVDANKDAVRAIRERGGDQYVVVRASDPVSEDELADLGADVVINPSTVIADSAIRSLESGELEYKARQLADILRDTDGTLAVLAHDNPDPDSIAAAVALAAIAAEYDIEAEILYDGEIGHQENRAFVNTLGIDLHARDETRPLSEYGALALVDYAESGGNEIDAEVDIYIDHDEPETAIDATFTDIRKNVSSTSTILTKYLQEFDLSPSETVATALLYGIRAETVDFKRDTTPADLTAAAYLHPFANHDTLEDVESPSMSPETLDVLAEAIQNREVQGSHLISNAGFVRDREALAQAAQQLLNLEGITTSAVFGIVDDTITLAARSKDIRINIGNVLRDGFSDVGEAVGHAKQGTAEIPLGLFTGIETTESNRDTLLSLSEEAVRKKLFDAMGVESSTGSGSGESTNGS, via the coding sequence ATGAGCACCGGGGTCACCGTCTCGTCGATGTCGACGTACGCCATTCTCGGGTGCGGGAGCGTCGGGCACGCGGTGGCCGACGCCTTGACCGCCGAGGAGAAGGACGTGCTGATCCTGGACAAGGACGAGTCCCGCGTTGAGGCCCTGCGCGATCAGGACCTGAACGCCCAACAGCAGGACATCTCCGAGGACGGCGTGGTCGAGGCGGTCGCCGACCGCGACGTGATCCTCATCCTCTCGTCGGACGTCGACGCCAACAAGGACGCCGTCCGCGCCATCCGCGAGCGCGGCGGCGACCAGTACGTCGTCGTCCGCGCCTCCGACCCCGTCAGTGAGGACGAACTCGCCGACCTGGGCGCGGACGTGGTGATCAACCCCTCGACGGTCATCGCCGACTCCGCGATCCGCTCGCTCGAGTCCGGCGAGCTGGAGTACAAGGCCCGCCAGCTCGCGGACATCCTCCGGGACACGGACGGAACGCTCGCGGTGCTGGCCCACGACAACCCCGACCCCGACTCCATCGCCGCCGCGGTCGCGCTCGCGGCGATCGCCGCCGAGTACGACATCGAGGCCGAGATACTCTACGACGGCGAGATCGGCCACCAGGAGAACCGGGCGTTCGTCAACACGCTCGGGATCGACCTCCACGCCCGCGACGAGACACGGCCGCTCTCGGAATACGGCGCGCTCGCGCTCGTCGACTACGCCGAGAGCGGCGGCAACGAGATCGACGCCGAGGTCGACATCTACATCGACCACGACGAGCCCGAGACGGCCATCGACGCGACGTTCACCGACATCCGCAAGAACGTCTCCTCCACCTCGACGATCCTCACGAAGTACCTCCAGGAGTTCGACCTCTCCCCCAGCGAGACGGTCGCGACCGCGCTGCTGTACGGCATCCGCGCGGAGACGGTCGACTTCAAGCGCGACACGACGCCCGCGGACCTGACGGCCGCGGCGTACCTCCACCCGTTCGCCAACCACGACACGCTTGAGGACGTGGAATCGCCGAGCATGAGCCCGGAGACGCTGGACGTGCTCGCGGAGGCCATTCAGAACCGCGAGGTCCAGGGCAGCCACCTCATCTCCAACGCCGGCTTCGTCCGCGACCGCGAGGCGCTCGCGCAGGCGGCCCAACAGCTGCTCAACCTGGAGGGGATCACCACCTCGGCAGTGTTCGGCATCGTCGACGACACGATCACCCTCGCCGCGCGCTCGAAGGACATCCGCATCAACATCGGCAACGTCCTCCGCGACGGCTTCTCCGACGTGGGCGAGGCGGTCGGCCACGCGAAACAGGGCACCGCCGAGATCCCGCTTGGCCTGTTCACCGGGATCGAGACGACCGAGTCCAACCGAGACACGCTGCTGTCGCTCTCGGAGGAGGCGGTCCGAAAGAAGCTGTTCGACGCGATGGGCGTCGAGAGTTCCACCGGGTCCGGGTCCGGCGAGTCGACCAACGGCTCCTGA
- a CDS encoding universal stress protein, which yields MYEDILLATNGGVASINATDHALDLAADRARLLDDLDIAVDREATLHALFVVDEAAITTYPGDEYVDGHEGPEYGFEDLGEETLADVRDRGTGAGVAVETHLRHGTPDETILEVADEIDADLIVAGSQRRPDEYRTLVGSVTERVVRASDRPVLVVKTPVDEAGEPIA from the coding sequence ATGTACGAGGACATCCTGCTGGCGACGAACGGCGGGGTCGCGTCGATCAACGCGACCGACCACGCGCTGGATCTGGCGGCCGACCGCGCCCGGCTGCTGGACGACCTCGACATCGCGGTCGACCGGGAGGCGACGCTGCACGCGCTGTTCGTCGTCGACGAGGCCGCCATCACCACCTACCCCGGCGACGAGTACGTCGACGGGCACGAAGGGCCCGAGTACGGCTTCGAGGACCTCGGCGAGGAGACGCTCGCCGACGTTCGCGACCGGGGCACCGGCGCGGGCGTCGCCGTCGAAACCCACCTCCGGCACGGCACGCCCGACGAGACGATCCTGGAGGTCGCCGACGAGATCGACGCCGACCTGATCGTGGCGGGCAGCCAGCGACGCCCCGACGAGTATCGAACGCTCGTCGGCAGCGTCACCGAGCGCGTCGTCCGCGCGAGCGACCGGCCGGTGTTGGTCGTGAAGACGCCGGTCGACGAAGCCGGCGAACCGATCGCGTGA
- a CDS encoding pyridoxamine 5'-phosphate oxidase family protein — MDSLSALRDHLDGLALSAHLATAVDDRPHVAPVWFVLDDDADAVWLFTGGRKLENIDRNPRVALSIESADRAGTVDWQATLLGTAARVDDPERAAWVERRLAETYAMHADTEADESGAEGGDNEGDGEVSSQGLLRVDVASATLTAF; from the coding sequence ATGGATTCCCTCTCTGCGCTCCGGGACCACCTCGACGGACTCGCGCTGTCGGCCCACCTCGCGACCGCCGTCGACGACCGTCCGCACGTCGCGCCCGTGTGGTTCGTCCTCGACGACGACGCGGACGCGGTGTGGCTGTTCACCGGCGGGCGGAAGCTGGAGAACATCGACCGAAACCCCCGGGTCGCGCTGTCGATCGAGTCGGCCGACCGCGCCGGCACCGTCGACTGGCAGGCGACCCTCCTCGGGACCGCGGCGCGGGTGGACGACCCCGAGCGCGCCGCGTGGGTCGAGCGCCGCCTCGCGGAGACGTACGCGATGCACGCCGACACCGAAGCGGACGAGTCGGGTGCAGAGGGGGGCGACAATGAGGGCGACGGCGAGGTATCGAGCCAGGGACTCCTCAGAGTCGACGTTGCGAGCGCGACGTTGACGGCGTTTTGA
- a CDS encoding NOP5/NOP56 family protein has product MTTDDAAGVDAASRTWFAAGDDESPPDRVRDGDADAPADWPALAVETGFAADEDDYYAKLREATVEAARAEVDERERADDRQLLHAVRAMDDADRVANELAERVSEWAGTLFPDAGTGVDGCREIAERDPDGPAEERVVSLATRVADLDREADELEAFIESRAPVAAPNLAALAGPVLAARLISLAGGLETLAKKPSGTLQVLGAEDALFAHLRGHGSSPKHGVIYTHEYVRGTRPEDRGSASRALAGKLTIAARIDHYSGDYRPELEAELDERMRTIRARAADDGGDSE; this is encoded by the coding sequence ATGACTACCGACGACGCCGCGGGCGTCGACGCCGCCTCCAGGACGTGGTTCGCCGCCGGCGACGACGAGTCGCCGCCCGACCGCGTCCGCGACGGCGACGCCGACGCGCCGGCCGACTGGCCGGCGCTCGCCGTCGAGACCGGCTTCGCCGCCGACGAGGACGACTACTACGCGAAGCTTCGCGAGGCGACCGTCGAGGCGGCCCGCGCCGAGGTCGACGAGCGCGAGCGGGCCGACGACCGCCAGCTGCTCCACGCGGTGCGCGCGATGGACGACGCCGACCGCGTCGCGAACGAGCTCGCCGAACGCGTCTCCGAGTGGGCGGGCACGCTGTTCCCGGACGCCGGAACCGGCGTCGACGGCTGCCGGGAGATCGCCGAGCGCGACCCGGACGGTCCGGCCGAGGAGCGCGTCGTCTCGCTGGCGACCCGCGTGGCCGACCTCGACCGCGAGGCCGACGAGTTGGAGGCGTTCATCGAGTCGCGGGCGCCGGTGGCCGCCCCGAACCTCGCCGCGCTCGCGGGGCCGGTACTTGCCGCCCGGCTCATTTCGCTGGCCGGCGGACTGGAGACGCTCGCGAAGAAGCCGTCCGGGACGTTGCAGGTGCTCGGCGCCGAGGACGCGCTGTTCGCGCACCTTCGCGGCCACGGCTCCTCGCCGAAACACGGCGTCATCTACACCCACGAGTACGTCCGCGGAACCCGCCCCGAGGACCGCGGCTCCGCGTCGCGGGCGCTCGCGGGGAAGCTGACGATCGCCGCCCGGATCGACCACTACTCGGGTGACTACCGCCCGGAGCTGGAGGCGGAGCTGGACGAGCGGATGCGGACGATCCGCGCCCGCGCCGCCGACGACGGCGGTGATTCGGAATGA
- a CDS encoding fibrillarin-like rRNA/tRNA 2'-O-methyltransferase: MTDPDASLPAGVDRREFDGRDRLATRGEPVYGEPTDGEWRAWDAGRSKLGGMLELGMDTGLSGGETVLYLGAANGTTVSHVADFAGPTYAVEFSPRPVRDLLDACEPRANLFPLLKDARRPETYAHVVEADCDVLVQDVATRGQADVAVHNRRFLADDGRLLLAVKARSEDVAAAPDAVFEEVLADLESAYEVLETRRLDRFHEDHLGVVATPR; this comes from the coding sequence ATGACCGACCCCGACGCGTCGCTTCCGGCGGGTGTGGACCGCCGCGAGTTCGACGGCCGAGACCGGCTTGCGACGCGCGGGGAGCCGGTGTACGGCGAACCCACAGACGGCGAGTGGCGTGCGTGGGACGCCGGGCGCTCGAAGCTCGGCGGGATGCTCGAACTCGGAATGGACACCGGGCTCTCGGGCGGCGAAACGGTGCTGTATCTCGGCGCCGCCAACGGCACCACCGTCAGCCACGTCGCCGACTTCGCCGGGCCGACGTACGCGGTCGAGTTCTCGCCGCGTCCCGTGCGGGACCTGCTCGACGCCTGCGAGCCGCGGGCCAACCTCTTCCCGCTACTCAAGGACGCCCGCCGCCCCGAGACGTACGCCCACGTCGTCGAGGCGGACTGCGACGTGCTCGTGCAGGACGTTGCGACCCGCGGCCAGGCCGACGTGGCCGTTCACAATCGGCGGTTCCTCGCCGATGACGGCCGACTCCTGTTGGCCGTCAAGGCGCGCTCGGAGGACGTGGCCGCCGCTCCCGACGCCGTGTTCGAGGAGGTGCTCGCGGACCTTGAGTCAGCCTACGAGGTGCTGGAGACACGACGACTCGACCGGTTCCACGAGGACCACCTCGGCGTCGTCGCGACGCCTCGGTAG
- a CDS encoding pyridoxal-phosphate-dependent aminotransferase family protein: protein MHQPELDETEAPEVGELTPPDRTLMGPGPSDVHPRVLRAMSTPLVGHLDPSFIEIMDETQELLRYAFRTDNQWTIPVSGTGSASMEAAIGNLVEPGETMLVPTNGYFGGRMAEMARRAGGDVVEVDAPWGEPLDPVDVQAAFDEHQPDVFGFVHAETSTGVRQPDVPELTSIAHAHDAYVIADCVTSLGGVPLEVDEWDVDAAYSGPQKCLSCPPGASPLTLNDRAMDKVLGREEPARSWYLDLSLLEGYWGEERAYHHTAPITNVYALREALRLVAEEGIESRWARHRKTAGALKAGVEAMGLEMNAADEYWLPSLNAVRVPDGVDDGAVIADLLEGYDLEIASGLGDLEGEIFRIGCMGHSARPANVSLLVSSLGQTLAEHGADVAVGAGVEATASRL, encoded by the coding sequence ATGCACCAGCCCGAACTCGACGAGACCGAGGCCCCCGAGGTCGGCGAGCTGACACCGCCGGACCGAACCCTCATGGGCCCCGGCCCGAGCGACGTACACCCGCGGGTCCTTCGCGCGATGAGCACGCCGCTCGTCGGGCACCTCGACCCGTCGTTCATCGAGATCATGGACGAGACGCAGGAGCTGCTCCGGTACGCCTTCCGCACCGACAACCAGTGGACGATCCCCGTCTCGGGCACGGGGTCGGCGTCGATGGAGGCCGCCATCGGCAACCTCGTCGAGCCGGGCGAGACGATGCTCGTCCCGACGAACGGCTACTTCGGCGGCCGGATGGCCGAGATGGCGCGCCGCGCCGGCGGCGACGTGGTCGAGGTCGACGCGCCGTGGGGCGAGCCGCTGGACCCCGTCGACGTGCAGGCGGCCTTCGACGAGCATCAGCCGGACGTGTTCGGCTTCGTCCACGCCGAAACGTCGACGGGCGTCCGCCAGCCCGACGTGCCCGAGCTGACGAGCATCGCCCACGCCCACGACGCGTACGTGATCGCCGACTGCGTCACGTCGCTGGGAGGCGTTCCCCTGGAGGTCGACGAGTGGGATGTCGACGCCGCCTACTCCGGGCCACAGAAGTGCCTCTCGTGCCCGCCGGGTGCCTCGCCGCTCACCCTGAACGACCGCGCGATGGACAAGGTCCTCGGGCGCGAGGAGCCCGCCCGGTCGTGGTACCTCGACCTCTCGCTGCTCGAGGGGTACTGGGGCGAGGAGCGCGCGTATCACCACACGGCGCCGATCACGAACGTCTACGCGCTGCGGGAGGCGCTGCGCCTCGTCGCCGAGGAGGGGATCGAGTCGCGCTGGGCGCGCCACCGGAAGACCGCGGGCGCGCTGAAGGCCGGCGTCGAGGCGATGGGGCTGGAGATGAACGCCGCCGACGAGTACTGGCTGCCGAGCCTCAACGCGGTTCGGGTGCCCGACGGCGTGGACGACGGCGCTGTCATCGCGGACCTGCTGGAGGGGTACGACCTTGAGATCGCCTCCGGGCTCGGCGATCTCGAGGGGGAGATCTTCCGGATCGGCTGTATGGGCCACTCCGCGCGCCCCGCGAACGTATCGCTGCTCGTATCGTCGCTCGGGCAGACGCTCGCCGAACACGGCGCCGATGTGGCTGTCGGCGCGGGCGTCGAGGCGACGGCGTCACGGCTGTAA
- a CDS encoding MFS transporter has product MTDASVSRLQFWTLYLSRFAGGFGSIALIIVLPKIATDLGIDGVAFGLLYTAFTLAQTAAVVPIAWAGDRYDKRIVLLGTLAVGVATYGAFSVVTDNAGLLAVRAMQGIVFTGMGLMTLGLVGQLATRGTRASRIGRANAASFAASIVGGLSAGGLYDYFDGSRELFLIITGLYVITFLATALLLSADETRVEGFPFTDLALNRRILTLTSFRAQYSVAVTLVRNWIPVFAGYAAASGGLAMPAFAVSVITVSEKFTNMLLQPYTGRLSDASGRALFVFAGGGAYGLVAVVVPFTPALGEALGLPSTLPFLGAVSAAFLPLLLLNAGLGIADSFREPASMALFADEGSDGDGVASSFGIRELVWRPGSVIGPVAAGWLMGTVGMEWVFFVGGGFAVLGALTFLGVLRRYHGASALTEW; this is encoded by the coding sequence GTGACTGACGCCTCCGTATCGCGACTCCAGTTCTGGACGCTGTATCTCTCGCGGTTCGCCGGCGGCTTCGGGAGCATCGCGCTCATCATCGTCCTCCCGAAGATCGCGACCGACCTCGGCATCGACGGCGTCGCGTTCGGGCTGTTGTACACCGCGTTCACGCTCGCGCAGACCGCCGCAGTCGTTCCGATCGCGTGGGCCGGCGACCGCTACGACAAGCGGATCGTGCTCCTCGGCACCCTCGCGGTCGGGGTCGCTACGTACGGCGCGTTCAGCGTCGTCACCGACAACGCGGGGCTGCTCGCCGTCCGAGCGATGCAGGGCATCGTCTTCACCGGGATGGGCCTCATGACGCTGGGGCTCGTCGGGCAACTCGCCACGAGGGGAACCCGCGCGAGCAGGATCGGCCGCGCCAACGCCGCCTCGTTCGCGGCGTCGATCGTCGGCGGACTCTCGGCGGGCGGGCTCTACGACTACTTCGACGGGTCGCGAGAACTGTTCCTCATCATCACCGGGTTGTACGTGATCACGTTCCTCGCGACTGCGCTGTTGCTCTCGGCCGACGAGACCCGCGTCGAGGGGTTCCCGTTCACCGATCTCGCGCTCAACCGCCGGATCCTCACGCTGACCTCCTTCCGGGCACAGTACTCCGTCGCGGTTACGCTCGTCCGCAACTGGATACCCGTGTTCGCCGGCTACGCGGCCGCCAGCGGTGGATTGGCGATGCCCGCGTTCGCGGTCTCGGTGATCACGGTCTCCGAGAAGTTCACGAACATGCTGTTGCAGCCGTACACCGGCCGCCTCTCGGACGCCAGCGGCCGCGCGCTGTTCGTCTTCGCCGGCGGCGGCGCCTACGGACTCGTCGCGGTGGTAGTCCCGTTCACGCCGGCCCTCGGCGAGGCGCTCGGGCTCCCATCGACGCTGCCGTTCCTCGGCGCCGTCTCCGCCGCGTTCCTGCCGCTGTTGCTGTTGAACGCGGGGCTCGGGATCGCCGACAGCTTCCGCGAGCCCGCGAGCATGGCGCTGTTCGCCGACGAGGGGAGCGACGGCGACGGTGTCGCCTCCAGCTTCGGGATCCGGGAGCTCGTGTGGCGCCCCGGGTCGGTGATCGGCCCGGTTGCGGCCGGGTGGCTGATGGGAACCGTCGGCATGGAGTGGGTGTTCTTCGTCGGCGGCGGGTTCGCTGTGCTCGGAGCGCTCACCTTCCTCGGCGTCCTCAGACGGTATCACGGAGCGAGCGCCCTCACCGAGTGGTGA
- a CDS encoding acyl-CoA thioesterase, translating to MVTLIETYIENRERVQPDDTNNYDTAHGGNVAKWMDEVGAMSAMRLAGHPCVTASIDRLDFDRPIPRGDTCVIESYAYETGRTSIRVRLRAFRETPETGERELTTEATFVFVALDEDRRPTPVPDLTVETERGESLRSAALAADPDE from the coding sequence ATGGTCACCCTCATCGAGACGTACATCGAGAACCGCGAGCGCGTCCAGCCGGACGACACGAACAACTACGACACCGCCCACGGCGGCAACGTCGCGAAGTGGATGGACGAGGTCGGCGCGATGTCGGCGATGCGCCTGGCGGGCCACCCCTGTGTCACCGCCAGCATCGACCGGCTCGACTTCGACCGCCCGATCCCCCGCGGCGACACCTGCGTCATCGAGTCGTACGCGTACGAGACCGGGCGAACCTCGATCCGCGTCCGCCTCCGAGCGTTCCGCGAGACGCCGGAGACGGGCGAACGCGAGTTGACCACCGAGGCCACGTTCGTCTTCGTCGCGCTCGACGAGGACCGGAGGCCGACGCCCGTTCCGGACCTGACGGTCGAAACCGAGCGCGGCGAGTCGCTCCGCTCGGCGGCGCTGGCGGCCGACCCCGACGAGTAG